CATCCAGAATTACTACTGATGAAAAAGGAATTAATAGATTCTTTGCCGAACTAATCCTAATAACAATCAGAAAATTTTAGGAGCAAAGAGGTGAGCGTCATGACGCTGCTGTTTTTCGCAATTCTCCCGATCCTTTGGTTGATTCTGGCATTGTCTGGCCTAAAGATGGCGGCATGGAAAGCCTGTCCGGTGGCTCTCTTGTTGTCACTAATTGCAAGTGTGATGAACTTTGGCATGCCTGCCGACTATATGGCCAGTGCTTTTTTAGAAGGGACTGCACTGGCTTGTTGGCCGATTCTTTTGATCATTACTGCCACAATCTACACTTATCATTTATCTGTGCATACTGGTGGTATGGAGATTATTAAGGCCATGCTGAATTCGGTCAGCAGTGATTACCGAGTACTGATTCTCCTGATTGCCTTTGGATTTGGCGGCTTTCTGGAGGGCATGGCGGGTTTTGGGACGGCTGTAGCTATTCCGGCAAGTATGTTGGCAGGGATGGGGATTAATCCTGTAAGTTCTGTGGCTGTATGTCTGGTGGCAAACTTCGTGCCCTCTGCCTATGGTTCCATTGGTATTCCCCTGGTAACACTATCTGGAATTATGGGAACGGACTCTGCTCAGCTGGCAACTTATGTGGCCTTGCAGCTCAGCATATTGGGACTGTTTTGTCCTTTCTTGATGGTTGTCATTGCGGGGGGCGGTGTTAAGGCATTGCATGGGATGATACCTGTCTGTCTGGCGGCAGGGCTTAGTTATGTGCTAGCGCAGCTTGGAGTATCGTACTTTATGGGACCGGAGCTTGCGGGCGTGGCAGGTGCTCTTTGCACCATGGGCGCAATTATTGGTGCGGTAAAATTATTTCCCGTTCGTGATCCAGCTTATGTATTGGCACGGGAGGAAATTGCGACAGTATCTGGCAAACAGGCATTTATGGCCTGGCTGCCCTATGTGCTGATTTTTATTCTGCTCCTCTTGACCAGCAGGCTAGTGCCCACAATCTATGAGTCTATCACACAGGTTAGGACATCGGTTCTAATTTATCGTGGTGAAGGTGGTATGCCTTATACCTTCCATTGGCTTGCGACTCCGGGCATGGTGATTTTTTTCGCTACCTTTGTGAGCGGTTTTATTCAAAAAACTCCTTTGGGCGATATGATAAGTGTCCTACGGAAAACTATGGTCAGTCTGCGCCCTACATTTATCACTATTATCAGCATTATCGCCACGGCAAAAGTTATGGGGTACAGTGGTATGACCACAACCATCGCTGATCATACCGTAGCAGCTACGGGATTGATGTATCCGGCTATTGCCGCTTTTATCGGTTCTGTGGGAGGATTTATAACAGGCTCAGCTACTTCCACTTGTATTCTGCTGGGGAAGTTGCAGATGGATGCGGCTATCGCCATAGGTGCTCCGCTGAATACGCAGATATGGATTGCCGCTGCCAATGCTACGGGAGCGTGCGCAGGAAAACTCATTGCGCCTCAGAGCATAGCTATTGGTGTTGCTGCTATTGGTGTTGCTGGTCGGGGGAGTGAAAGCCATCTGCTGGCTTTGACAATGAAAGTTTACCTTCCTTTTATTGTCGTGTTGGGGATGATGGTCTACGTTGGTAGTAGTTTGTTATAGGTTGATGGTAAATAAAATGACCAATCCGCACGGATAGTGCGGATTTTTTCTGTGTTATGTA
The Selenomonas ruminantium AC2024 DNA segment above includes these coding regions:
- a CDS encoding L-lactate permease, with product MTLLFFAILPILWLILALSGLKMAAWKACPVALLLSLIASVMNFGMPADYMASAFLEGTALACWPILLIITATIYTYHLSVHTGGMEIIKAMLNSVSSDYRVLILLIAFGFGGFLEGMAGFGTAVAIPASMLAGMGINPVSSVAVCLVANFVPSAYGSIGIPLVTLSGIMGTDSAQLATYVALQLSILGLFCPFLMVVIAGGGVKALHGMIPVCLAAGLSYVLAQLGVSYFMGPELAGVAGALCTMGAIIGAVKLFPVRDPAYVLAREEIATVSGKQAFMAWLPYVLIFILLLLTSRLVPTIYESITQVRTSVLIYRGEGGMPYTFHWLATPGMVIFFATFVSGFIQKTPLGDMISVLRKTMVSLRPTFITIISIIATAKVMGYSGMTTTIADHTVAATGLMYPAIAAFIGSVGGFITGSATSTCILLGKLQMDAAIAIGAPLNTQIWIAAANATGACAGKLIAPQSIAIGVAAIGVAGRGSESHLLALTMKVYLPFIVVLGMMVYVGSSLL